The sequence GAAAAGAAGGCAAACCTCTCCCAGTACTGTGCCAGCCTTGCCTACCCTGGGCTCAGCAGGAACGCCAGAGGGGGCCGATCCGCTGTGGGTAAGGCTGGATAATCCAGCCGCCTTTGGAGGCGGGCACTCTAAAAACACCGGGAGAAACACAGCCGTGACTCCACGCCGGGCGGGCAGGCAGCATCCCGAGGCAACATCCCGCAGCACAGCGGAGCTCTGCACAGCACCCATCCCTCGGGATCGGCCGCGGCAGAGGTAGGTTCGGCGTGGGGAAAGGGGTGTGGGTGTTCCTGCAACCACTGCTGGGATGGTCCCCATTCCCGAGGGATGCTGAGCAGCCCTTTCCTAGCGGGAAAGTGAGTTGGTCAAGCGCCATGGCAAAAACATCTGGCTTCCCAAGCAGCATCTCTCTGCCTACCGTTCCCTCCAGCTGGCTCCTGGGACAGGCACCCTGctgccagggacaggcagcTTCTCTGTCCCCTCCGGGTTATTCCTGTTTCCTTGGACGATGAGGAGTTAAGTCCGCCGGGGCTCAGCGAGGAGCAGCTCGATGAGGCACAGCCCGTGTTTATGCTGTGATTCACCAGCGCCCCGAGCACAGCAACCTCGAACGGGAGCCAGGCTGTAGGATAAAGGACTGAACTAGGGAGGGACGAGCATGGGGAagacagcagggacagagaacaggcagaggagaggagcgAGTGGCCCAGTGGCGTTTGCATGTCTTGCTGTTCCACACTGGGGACAACCTGAGGATTGTAGCAGATGCCCTGGTGACTCCAACCCAGCTTTGCTCTGAGATGTACCCCGAGGAGATGGAGGGCTCCCGTGGGAGATGCCTGAGTATGGCCTGTGTGGGGCTGCAGTGCCCCAGGTATTGGAGATGCACACACAGCCGTGCCTGGGACAAGAAGAGCACTGGCAGGGGGGCAGGAGATGGTTCTGTGGAGAAGGCTGGGTATGGTGAAACTGTGGAGGTGATTTTTGCTCTGCTGTCTCTCTGGTGTCAAtttccagccctcccaggaAGGAGGATGACGCTGTGGAATGGCTCCTACCCCTTCTACCCCGGTGCCAATGCCTGTTTCCCCTTTGACACCACCCGGGCTGTCATCATCACCATCTTCCTCTCCATGTTGGCCACTTTCATCATCATCCTGCCAGGAATCAGAGGCAAGGGGGTAAGTGGAGAAGCAGGGGAAGTACAGACCTCTGGTCTCTGAACTATGTATCCCAcattcctccttcccagccttgAAAAGAGCTTTGGGGAGCAAACCTGCCCACAGTTCACGGGCAAAGGCTCTGGGATTTCTAGCAAGCCAGAGGGGTGAGCACCAGCCCATCCCAGCATGGACCCCATGCTACAGACACCACTCCACCATCCCAAATTTCTGAGGCAGCTAGATTTGAGCTTGGCTTGATTTCTCTATGAACAAGGCCAAGTGATTTCACAGGAGTGGAAAAGCAGGGTGAGGCTCAAGGACCTCACTCCACCTTCCCTGAAACCTCAATAAAAGAAAGAGGTGTGCACTGGGCATGTCCAAGCACTGCTCACTGGGCTCTGTGTGGCCTACAGACCCCACTGCAAGCCACGTGCTTGTTGTGTGCTTGGCTTTGCAGCAGGACTGGCTGAGGGGCTTCTGTCCCACAGGGGACACACTACAAATGCCCAGTCACTACTTCTACATCCAGCTGTGGCCAGCTGCCAAAACATCCACAAGTGTGGAAATTCCAGCTCAAGACTATTTAAGGGAGTGCCTCCATGCTCCTTCCCAGAAAGGGGATGTCACAGCTTTCCCCAAAGGACTGTTTTGACCTTCGTGGCTCTGTCTGGatctccctgctgcctccccgcCGTCACAGCAGGGTTGTGGCCACCAGCCACATGTCCCCCACGTGCCACCTGCCTACAAAGCACATGGTGTGAGTCCCCAAGGGAGGGATGGGCCTGTTCCTCACCATCTGGTGTTTCTAAGTGACACGCTTGGTGCTGAGGTCCCCACAGCAAAATCTGACTGAGATCTGTCCCCTTGCTCTGCTCACCCCTGGCAGCGACTCTTCTGGTTCCTGCGGCTGGTGATGGGACTCTTCGTGGGAGCAGTGGTCCTCAGTGAGTACTGGGGTTCTAGGGGGGAAGATCAAGGATGCCCAAGGCATGGAGGAGAAAAGTGAGGGAGCACGAACAGAGCAGCCAAGCACCAAGTCCAGCCTGTAGGATGAGTTCATGGGGAAGACCCACACCCATCTTGTGTCTGGGACCTGGCTCCAGCACCTGGGAGAAGGTGCAAGTCTCCTCTCTGAAGGCTGGTGGTCATATCCAAGGCAGTCACCAAAATCCCACCACCAAGTTCCAGGCAGACAAATTGGAAGGTGCTTAGATGAGGACCAGTGCCCAGACAGCGCTGACACATCAGCCCCACTGCCTCAAGGGTTAGGGACTGCACTGGGGCTGAGGAGAAACCAACCCAATATGAGTCAGGGCTGATACTGGGGAAGGACATACAGGACTTTTCCTCCTTGTGGCTCACAACCCAGTCCTTGCCCTTGGGACGAGGCAGGTAATGCCCAGGCCATGGTGACCAGGCAGGTGCTTCCAGCACTAGATGTCTTGCTGCCAGGCCATAACTAACCTCTGAAGTCTTCACAGCCATACAGTTCACCAGGGACTGGGAGACTGGCTGGGTGCAGGCAAACACCTCCTACAAGTCCTTCAGCCGTGCCGTGGTGAATGTGGACATTGGGCTGCAGATCGGCCTGGAGGGGGTGAACATCACACTCAAGGGTGAGTGCACATCACAGCAGGAGGGGACTGGGGGCAAGTTTGGCAGCCATACACGGAGATACTGGGGCTGtgggccctgcagcccccacaccAGCAAGTCTTGGAGCTGCCTCCAAGGCTGCTTAGTCTTCGTCACCTGGCAGGAAACCCAGTGAAGCAGATCAATGAGACCATCAACTACAACGAGTACTTTCCCTGGAGCTTCAGTTCAAACTATGACCGCAGCTAcagtgaggggctggagaaggggctgcccagccccatCCTCTACGTGGCAGAGAAGTTCACCTCGCAGAGCCCCTGCGCCGTGCACAGGCAGTACCGCATCTCCGGCCACTACGCCTCGGCCACGCTCTGGTGAGTTAGAGACAGAGAAGTCAGCCCTGTCTCTGCTCTGGAAAGaaccaggcagagcagagggaatcTGATGGAGCCACCCTCTTCCTTGTAAGGCCATGCCAAATCCTTGGCTTTCAGCAGGATCAGGGATGCTCATGCTTCCTGGtctgtcatagaatcatagaacaatagaatcatagaatcacagaaatgttgggctggaagggatcctaaagctcatttcattccacctcctgccatgaacagggacaccttccactatcccaggttgctcccagcctcatccaacctggccttcaacacttccagggacaaggaagccacagcttctctggacaatctctgccagggcttcaccaccctcacatcTAACAATTGCCtcccaatatctcatctaaccctgccctctgacagtgggaagccattcccccttgtcctgtccctccatcccttgtccaaattccctctccacctctcttGAAGCCCCTTTAGACACTGGAAGGGattctaaggtctccctggacccttgttttctccagctgaacacccccatctctcccagcccggctccagagcagaggggcagcttTTACCCATCTGCTGGAGTCCTTCTCTGTGTCCTCTGTCCTGATGTACAAAATTATGGtcagagaaaaattattcttcGTTTAAGGGAAAACAGATGCAGCTGTGAGGCTTATAGTTCAGGATCCTCTCCCAAGGACTAAGGAGCCCCAGTAAGACCAGCTGTGAAGGGCTTCCTCTTGCATACCCAAGAGGACATGAGACCTGcctgtgggaagcaggagggacCATCATGAGGGTACTCAGAGGCTGTCTTGTGGTGCAAAGCTGAGAGCCCTTGTGTGTTTTGTGATTGTGGAGTCTCGGAGCACCCCCATGTGTCTCAGAGGTGGTGGGAAAGAGTGAACCTTGCAATTCTCCCTATGGGGAAGGGCTCCAGGTCcctgtctttattttcaagaaGAATGAATATCCCTgcccaaatatttctgttattgaGGAGGAGTATTTCAAGGAAGGAATGCTgatgaaaatttgtttttcattattattcttGGAATAAGAAAAACTGAGCTGTTAGGCTCAGCTCCCCAGTGGGCTAAACCCAAACCTcacacacagggcagagctggcagctgggtTCACTCCAGGTGCTGAATCAGCTGTGGGCATGGCTTAAGGTGCAGTTCTCCAAACAAAGATGTCCCTTGGTGCCATTGTCCCTCTGAACAGGTAAGAACTGCCTGGGGGTGGCCAGTTGTGGAAGATcagaagaatcagaaaaaaaagttaatttggAGGGACGTCCAGAGATTTCTACTCCAGTCCcacacccagagcagagctgatgtCAAAGCCATATCAAGGTGCTTGGGGCTTTGCGAAGCTCAACACTGAATGTTCCCAGGTGTAGAGATCCTACTCCATCACTGCTGGACCTGTCCCACAGCTCCACCACTCATGTAGTTACAGAATTGCTTGGGTTGTAAGGGATGTCCTCTGATCAGCCTGTCCAGCCCACCTGCCGAAGCAAGGCCAGCTAGAGCAGGTTGCCCGAGGCTGTGTCCCTCCATTGGGAAGTGAAGAGGAGACCCTGAGTGGATTCTCCAGACATTTATCCCAGGATGCTTCCTACTTGTTTTTATGGTCCTTTCACAGGTTGGCCTTCTGCACGTGGCTCATTTCCATCTTGCTATTCTCCATGTCCATCCTGCTCCATGGTGGTTACATGCTTTTGCTCACTGCCGCACTGATCCTCTTCTCACTGCTCTTCTTCTTCACTGCGAAGAACACCCCCAAGTGCCCCATCCAGTTTGGCCCAGTTTCCTTGAAAACAGACTATGGTGAATCCTTCTGGCTGACATTAGTGACAGGTGAGTGCTCAGCTTGCTCCAGgggcttttcttctccatccctgcagacATGATGTTCAGTGATGTCTCAACAGGACTTCACCCCTGCTGTCTCCATGGCTGGtcacagaaaattacttttttttttttttttaagggcataaaagattttttttcccccaaggttGGGGGGAAAAGAGATAAGCAGTCAAGAGATA is a genomic window of Chiroxiphia lanceolata isolate bChiLan1 chromosome 12, bChiLan1.pri, whole genome shotgun sequence containing:
- the LOC116792960 gene encoding dual oxidase maturation factor 1-like codes for the protein MTLWNGSYPFYPGANACFPFDTTRAVIITIFLSMLATFIIILPGIRGKGRLFWFLRLVMGLFVGAVVLTIQFTRDWETGWVQANTSYKSFSRAVVNVDIGLQIGLEGVNITLKGNPVKQINETINYNEYFPWSFSSNYDRSYSEGLEKGLPSPILYVAEKFTSQSPCAVHRQYRISGHYASATLWLAFCTWLISILLFSMSILLHGGYMLLLTAALILFSLLFFFTAKNTPKCPIQFGPVSLKTDYGESFWLTLVTGLLCLLLGLGVIILNSKEPEKLKLIFNLDKKKGAEEVWDKPCLLAEPSCSLQDVWMVPPAELSEVTATQL